One genomic window of Mogibacterium diversum includes the following:
- the nrdG gene encoding anaerobic ribonucleoside-triphosphate reductase activating protein, with protein MYYGEIKDCDIANGIGVRVSLFVSGCTNRCPGCFQPQTWDFNYGQEFTKETEDRIIEMLKPDYITGLTVLGGEPFEPENQVALVPFLKRVKESYPDKTIWSFSGFVLEDLMREGTHCHTEVTMDMLNMIDVLIDGRFEQELKNIQLRFRGSENQRLIDMNKTRKEGKVVLWDE; from the coding sequence GTGTATTACGGAGAGATTAAAGATTGTGATATAGCCAATGGAATTGGTGTAAGAGTCAGTCTGTTCGTGTCAGGCTGTACAAATAGATGTCCTGGCTGTTTTCAGCCACAGACATGGGACTTTAATTACGGACAAGAATTCACCAAGGAGACTGAAGACAGGATTATTGAGATGCTTAAGCCTGACTATATAACAGGTCTCACAGTTCTTGGGGGAGAGCCGTTCGAGCCAGAAAATCAGGTTGCACTTGTGCCGTTCCTTAAACGTGTGAAAGAGAGTTATCCTGATAAAACGATTTGGTCATTTTCAGGATTTGTGCTCGAAGATCTCATGAGAGAAGGGACGCATTGTCACACAGAAGTGACTATGGATATGCTTAATATGATTGATGTACTAATCGACGGGAGATTCGAACAAGAACTTAAGAACATTCAGCTGAGATTTAGAGGATCAGAAAATCAAAGGCTGATAGATATGAATAAGACTAGAAAAGAAGGAAAGGTTGTGCTCTGGGACGAATAA
- a CDS encoding iron-containing alcohol dehydrogenase, which produces MNNFDWYAPTHIVFGRGTESEVSSLLKSSKCNRVLLHYGSGSVIRTGLLGKIKSSLENACIDYIELGGVVANPRLSLVYEGIELAKSKGVDFILAVGGGSVIDSAKAIAYGAAADFDVWDLYDRKRTPESALPVGVVLTIAAAGSEMSNSSVITNEDGGIKRGYSNNMVRPKFAILNPELTMTLPDFQTACGFTDIMMHTMERYFTSAGNMELTDGIAEALLRTVIKNALILVEDPKNYEARAEVMWAGSLSHNGLTGCGNGGDDFATHRIEHEISGMFDVAHGAGLAAIWGSWARYVLDDCLPRFKQFATNVWNVEDSGDCREVALEGIARTEDFFKSIGMPVSLKDFGFELTDEVIEELAEKCEKAVGGKVGAAKVLYRDDFKKIYRMAYNK; this is translated from the coding sequence ATGAATAACTTCGATTGGTATGCACCTACGCACATTGTATTTGGCAGGGGAACTGAATCAGAGGTGAGCTCTCTACTCAAATCATCAAAATGTAACCGTGTTCTCCTTCACTACGGAAGTGGTAGCGTGATTCGCACTGGCCTGCTTGGCAAAATCAAATCTTCGCTAGAGAACGCATGTATAGATTACATAGAACTTGGAGGCGTGGTCGCTAATCCAAGGCTGTCTCTCGTTTATGAAGGCATCGAACTTGCGAAATCTAAAGGTGTAGATTTCATACTCGCTGTTGGTGGTGGTAGCGTAATAGACTCTGCGAAGGCAATAGCATATGGCGCAGCAGCTGATTTCGATGTATGGGATTTATATGATAGAAAGAGAACTCCAGAGTCCGCACTCCCAGTAGGGGTTGTACTTACAATCGCAGCTGCAGGTAGTGAGATGAGCAATTCTTCTGTAATCACTAACGAAGACGGAGGCATCAAGCGCGGCTATAGCAATAACATGGTTAGACCTAAATTCGCTATACTAAACCCAGAGCTAACGATGACTCTTCCAGACTTCCAGACAGCATGCGGCTTCACAGATATCATGATGCATACGATGGAAAGGTATTTTACGTCAGCAGGAAATATGGAACTAACTGACGGGATTGCCGAAGCACTGCTCCGTACAGTAATAAAAAATGCATTGATACTAGTAGAAGATCCGAAGAACTACGAAGCACGCGCCGAGGTAATGTGGGCTGGTAGTTTGTCTCATAATGGTCTTACAGGATGCGGTAATGGTGGTGACGATTTTGCTACCCACCGAATTGAACATGAGATTAGTGGCATGTTCGACGTAGCACATGGCGCAGGACTTGCCGCAATTTGGGGAAGCTGGGCTAGATACGTTTTAGACGACTGTCTCCCTAGATTTAAGCAGTTTGCGACAAATGTATGGAATGTCGAGGATTCTGGTGATTGCCGTGAAGTCGCACTCGAAGGCATAGCGAGAACCGAGGACTTCTTTAAAAGTATAGGAATGCCTGTATCTCTAAAGGATTTTGGATTTGAGCTAACAGATGAAGTTATAGAGGAACTTGCTGAGAAATGCGAGAAAGCTGTCGGCGGAAAAGTCGGTGCTGCAAAGGTTCTGTATCGGGATGATTTTAAGAAGATATACAGAATGGCTTACAACAAATAA
- a CDS encoding M48 family metallopeptidase encodes MRSKKCSEVHAINVDGETLIYTLERKNVRNINLRIRPDASIYVSAPHRVPLAEIEKFMISKGSFIVDTLERIMAAKADRSRYDDGDKAYFLGRPLEVKLSQGPRVNVCIDGDFLLIQMPEPNNVSARIELVKRWYRRQAIDVFMSVLHDVYDEFRFVYQVPFPHVTIRQMKSRWGSCRPDLGKITLNLLLVTASYEDLRYVVVHELAHFIEANHSKAFWDVVRRFEPNYKDRRRSLCKLPTKW; translated from the coding sequence TTGAGAAGCAAGAAGTGTAGTGAGGTTCACGCTATAAATGTAGATGGAGAAACTCTAATCTACACCTTAGAGCGCAAGAATGTGAGAAATATCAACTTGCGAATCAGACCTGATGCTTCGATATACGTCTCAGCACCTCATAGAGTGCCCTTAGCTGAGATTGAAAAATTCATGATCAGCAAGGGCTCTTTTATTGTCGATACACTTGAACGAATCATGGCGGCCAAGGCCGACAGATCGAGGTATGATGACGGGGATAAAGCTTATTTCTTAGGCAGACCACTCGAGGTGAAGTTATCGCAAGGGCCGAGAGTTAATGTATGTATAGATGGTGATTTCCTTCTCATACAGATGCCAGAACCAAATAATGTTTCTGCTCGCATAGAGTTAGTGAAACGGTGGTATAGAAGGCAGGCAATCGATGTATTTATGAGTGTTTTGCATGATGTATATGATGAATTTAGATTTGTTTATCAGGTCCCTTTCCCGCATGTAACTATTAGACAGATGAAATCACGATGGGGGTCTTGCCGCCCTGATTTAGGCAAGATAACCCTAAATCTTCTGCTTGTGACTGCATCATATGAGGATCTGAGATATGTAGTGGTGCACGAGCTAGCCCATTTTATTGAGGCGAATCATTCGAAAGCATTTTGGGACGTTGTAAGACGATTTGAACCGAATTACAAGGACAGAAGACGAAGTCTTTGTAAGCTTCCGACTAAATGGTAG
- a CDS encoding DUF438 domain-containing protein yields the protein MAEKVLDMKKNVHDLATEYPEVIDIMIELGFKDISNPVALNTMGRVMTIPKGSQIKGIDLDSIVSLFEEKGFEVINVPELKKKETAKTPGAKEESSKPAFDINKLNIPDFAKAYIREDGTVDVDKVPDFVKNFLDADGRIDPSKLPSFTSGSDAKRGEEPASEETNKPKNASEREVLLRSYIERLTKGEDLETVRKEFVQNFKEVDALEIANAEQHLIKSGVPYQEVQKLCDVHSALFHGSTKQEKIMNAEKAVAASKEAAQRRMNGANDRKAAEIKAQTLIAEPGHPLNVLTLENEGIAEQIAVINKLFEEGADRSVITDELNKLRDVSIHYAKKGDIIYTILKSRYDVTGPSDVMWTVDDEIRDELRHVTDGTLSDEEWIERSQAVVKRADEMIYKESNILFPICVQFFKDEEWEEVGRDLKEYDYCLLKEEPAEWDKASKEDYTHRAAKEGKNGATANDGDIIFASGHMTQYQLEAMLNTIPLELTFVDHVDMNRYYNDNGEKKLFKRPISSLDREVYTCHPPTIEPMVRSIISSFKSGAQDKVEVWMNKGGSDVLVSYRAVRDANGEYVGTLECVQVMDEIMEHYKEKFQ from the coding sequence ATGGCTGAAAAAGTATTAGATATGAAGAAAAATGTACACGATCTGGCTACAGAATACCCAGAGGTGATAGATATCATGATTGAGCTCGGATTTAAGGATATCTCTAATCCAGTTGCTCTTAATACCATGGGAAGGGTGATGACAATTCCAAAGGGATCACAGATTAAGGGAATAGACCTGGATTCAATTGTATCTCTGTTTGAAGAAAAGGGGTTTGAGGTTATAAATGTTCCTGAGCTAAAGAAGAAGGAAACAGCTAAAACCCCTGGGGCTAAAGAAGAATCATCAAAGCCGGCATTCGATATCAATAAACTAAATATTCCTGATTTTGCAAAGGCTTACATCAGAGAAGACGGAACTGTGGATGTAGATAAAGTACCTGATTTCGTAAAGAACTTTCTAGATGCTGATGGAAGAATCGATCCAAGCAAACTCCCATCTTTTACATCAGGTAGTGATGCGAAGCGTGGAGAAGAACCTGCATCTGAGGAAACTAATAAGCCTAAGAATGCTAGTGAGAGAGAGGTTCTGCTTCGTAGCTACATAGAGAGACTTACTAAGGGCGAGGATCTAGAGACTGTAAGAAAAGAGTTCGTACAGAACTTCAAAGAAGTTGATGCCCTTGAAATTGCTAATGCGGAGCAGCATCTCATAAAAAGCGGAGTTCCTTACCAGGAGGTTCAGAAGCTTTGTGATGTGCATTCCGCACTATTCCACGGCTCAACTAAGCAGGAAAAGATTATGAATGCTGAGAAAGCCGTTGCAGCATCAAAAGAAGCTGCTCAGAGAAGAATGAATGGCGCAAATGATCGAAAAGCGGCGGAAATTAAGGCTCAGACGCTTATCGCTGAACCTGGACATCCGTTAAATGTGCTGACTCTCGAGAACGAGGGAATTGCTGAACAGATTGCAGTAATTAACAAGCTATTTGAGGAAGGTGCGGACCGTTCTGTAATTACCGATGAACTAAACAAACTTCGTGATGTCTCTATTCACTATGCAAAGAAAGGCGACATAATCTACACGATACTTAAGAGTAGATACGATGTAACAGGCCCATCTGATGTAATGTGGACAGTCGATGATGAAATCAGAGATGAACTAAGACATGTTACCGATGGAACATTATCCGATGAGGAGTGGATAGAGAGATCCCAGGCAGTTGTTAAGCGAGCAGATGAGATGATCTATAAGGAGTCAAACATCCTGTTCCCAATCTGCGTACAGTTCTTCAAAGATGAAGAGTGGGAAGAAGTAGGGCGTGATCTCAAGGAATATGATTACTGTCTACTCAAGGAAGAACCGGCTGAATGGGATAAAGCTTCTAAGGAGGATTATACGCATAGAGCAGCTAAAGAAGGTAAGAATGGGGCTACTGCAAATGATGGAGACATCATATTCGCGAGTGGACACATGACTCAGTACCAGCTTGAGGCGATGTTAAATACCATTCCTCTCGAGTTAACATTTGTAGATCACGTGGATATGAACAGATACTACAATGATAACGGTGAGAAGAAACTATTCAAGAGACCAATAAGCTCGCTCGATAGAGAGGTGTATACTTGCCATCCACCAACGATTGAGCCGATGGTTCGCAGCATAATATCTTCATTTAAATCAGGTGCGCAAGACAAGGTAGAGGTATGGATGAATAAAGGCGGAAGCGATGTCCTCGTGAGCTACAGGGCTGTTCGAGACGCGAATGGTGAATATGTAGGAACTCTTGAATGCGTACAGGTGATGGACGAAATCATGGAACACTACAAGGAGAAGTTCCAGTAA
- the nrdD gene encoding anaerobic ribonucleoside-triphosphate reductase: MNVIKRNGSEVTFDKAKIENAIIKANNSVEEAVRLTPIQIKRITDSVILSCEDLGRSPAVEEIQDMVEEHIMQHGAYEVAKAYITYRYTRSLVRQSNTTDDKILSLIELNNEEAKQENSNKNPIINSTQRDYMAGEVSKDLTRRILLPEEISAAHDAGIIHFHDSDYFAQKEHNCDLIDLEDMLQNGTVISETLIEKPHSFYTACNITTQIIAQVASNQYGGQSFSLAHLAPFVDVSRQKIRTKVEKEFKDAGIETTQEALNKVVEDRLRDEIKSGIQTIQYQLITLMTCNGQAPFVTMFMHLEEAPEGRTRDDLALCIEEVLKQRMQGVKNEKGVWITPAFPKLIYVLDDCNIREDAPYWHLTEIAAECTSKRLVPDYISAKVMRELKKGNVYTCMGCRSFLTVEESQKNADGSYKFYGRFNQGVVTINLVDVACSSYGNMDKFWEILDERLELCHRALRLRHERLLGTPSDVAPILWQYGAIARLKKGETIDKLLYNGYSTISLGYAGLCEMCYRMVGKSHTTDEGREFALKVMQRLNDKCAEWKAAENISYSVYGTPMESTTYKFAKALQRRFGVIPHVTDKNYITNSYHVHVEEEIDAFQKLKFESDFQKLSPGGAISYVEVPNMQDNIPAILEVMKYIHENIMYAELNTKSDFCEECGYSGEIKIVEDAEGKLVWECPNCGNRNQDKMSVARRTCGYIGTQFWNQGRTQEIKDRVLHL; this comes from the coding sequence ATGAATGTTATCAAGAGAAATGGCTCAGAAGTAACTTTTGACAAAGCCAAGATTGAAAATGCAATTATCAAAGCAAATAATTCCGTTGAAGAAGCCGTTAGACTTACACCTATTCAGATTAAGAGAATCACTGACAGCGTAATTCTATCCTGTGAAGACCTTGGTCGTTCACCTGCAGTAGAAGAAATTCAGGATATGGTGGAAGAGCATATCATGCAGCACGGAGCGTATGAGGTTGCAAAGGCATATATCACATACAGATATACAAGATCCCTCGTTCGTCAGTCCAACACAACAGATGACAAGATTCTTTCGCTTATCGAGCTTAACAACGAGGAAGCTAAGCAGGAGAACTCCAATAAGAATCCTATTATCAATTCAACTCAGAGAGACTATATGGCTGGGGAGGTAAGCAAGGATCTCACTAGAAGAATCCTTCTTCCAGAGGAAATCTCTGCTGCACACGATGCTGGAATCATCCATTTCCACGATTCCGACTACTTTGCACAGAAGGAGCATAACTGTGACCTTATCGACCTAGAGGATATGCTGCAGAACGGAACTGTAATCAGCGAGACTCTTATCGAGAAGCCACATAGCTTCTACACAGCATGTAACATAACAACTCAGATTATCGCTCAGGTTGCTTCTAATCAGTACGGTGGACAGTCCTTTTCACTAGCTCATCTAGCTCCGTTTGTTGATGTAAGCAGACAGAAAATCAGAACTAAGGTTGAGAAGGAATTCAAGGATGCAGGTATCGAGACAACGCAGGAAGCCCTTAATAAGGTTGTTGAGGATAGACTAAGAGACGAGATTAAGAGTGGTATCCAGACTATCCAGTACCAGCTCATCACACTGATGACTTGTAACGGACAGGCTCCATTCGTAACTATGTTCATGCACCTTGAGGAGGCTCCAGAGGGAAGAACTAGAGATGACCTAGCTCTCTGCATCGAAGAGGTTCTTAAGCAGAGAATGCAGGGCGTTAAGAACGAGAAGGGTGTATGGATTACACCAGCATTCCCTAAGCTAATCTACGTGCTTGATGATTGCAACATCAGAGAGGATGCCCCTTATTGGCACCTGACAGAGATCGCTGCAGAGTGCACATCTAAGAGACTCGTTCCTGACTACATCTCGGCTAAGGTTATGAGAGAGCTCAAGAAGGGTAACGTGTATACTTGTATGGGATGCAGATCATTCCTAACAGTTGAAGAGTCACAGAAGAACGCTGATGGAAGCTACAAGTTCTACGGAAGGTTCAACCAGGGTGTTGTAACAATCAATCTAGTTGACGTAGCTTGCTCATCGTATGGAAATATGGACAAGTTCTGGGAAATTCTCGATGAGAGACTTGAGCTTTGCCACCGCGCGCTAAGACTTCGTCACGAGAGACTACTCGGAACACCTTCAGACGTTGCACCTATCCTTTGGCAGTACGGAGCGATTGCTAGACTCAAGAAAGGTGAGACTATCGACAAACTGCTTTATAACGGATATTCGACTATCTCCCTAGGATACGCTGGACTTTGCGAGATGTGTTACCGCATGGTAGGCAAGAGCCATACAACTGATGAGGGTAGAGAATTTGCACTAAAGGTTATGCAGAGACTCAACGACAAGTGTGCTGAATGGAAGGCTGCTGAGAATATCAGCTACTCCGTATATGGCACACCGATGGAATCAACAACTTATAAGTTCGCTAAGGCGCTACAGAGAAGATTTGGAGTAATCCCTCACGTTACAGATAAGAACTACATAACTAACAGCTATCATGTTCATGTTGAAGAGGAAATCGATGCATTCCAGAAGTTGAAGTTTGAATCAGATTTCCAGAAGCTATCTCCAGGTGGAGCTATCAGCTACGTTGAAGTTCCTAACATGCAGGATAATATCCCGGCTATACTTGAGGTTATGAAGTATATCCATGAGAATATCATGTATGCTGAACTCAATACGAAGAGCGACTTCTGCGAAGAGTGCGGATACAGTGGTGAGATTAAAATCGTTGAAGATGCTGAAGGCAAGCTTGTATGGGAGTGCCCTAACTGCGGAAATCGCAATCAGGACAAGATGTCTGTAGCGAGAAGGACTTGCGGATACATCGGAACACAGTTCTGGAATCAGGGAAGAACTCAGGAAATCAAGGATAGAGTTCTACACCTATAA
- a CDS encoding DUF2752 domain-containing protein: MTHLYIPCIFRSITGYRCPCCGTTTMCVSILRFRFGDAFYANPFIFTTIPFILFEIVYNVYLSYTEKRMPLWNKALLGVYCSALLIFAIIRDFM; this comes from the coding sequence ATGACTCATTTGTACATTCCTTGCATCTTTAGATCAATAACCGGTTATAGGTGTCCGTGCTGTGGTACGACAACCATGTGTGTAAGCATACTGAGATTTAGGTTTGGCGATGCTTTCTATGCCAACCCGTTCATCTTCACAACTATCCCATTTATACTGTTTGAGATAGTGTATAACGTATATCTGAGCTATACCGAAAAGCGCATGCCGCTGTGGAATAAGGCTCTGCTCGGGGTTTACTGCTCTGCGCTACTAATCTTTGCGATTATAAGAGATTTCATGTGA
- the metA gene encoding homoserine O-acetyltransferase MetA yields MPIKVPNNLPAIETLTNENVFVMTDTRAMTQDMRPLHILLLNLMPTKIDTETQITRMLSNTPLQVELELLQTATHKPHVTSQEHMLAFYKTFSDVKNEYYDGMIITGAPIELLEFEEVNYWEELCEIMEWSKTHVHSTFHICWGAQAGLYYHYGINKKRLPKKLSGVYKHTLKTKRSMLFRGFDDEFYVPQSRNTTVDEEDIDNTPGITVLSTSEEGGVFCVKSDNDRQIFVTGHTEYDWNTLLKEYVRDKEAGINPEIPANYFPDDDDSKTPVVRWRSSGSLLFSNWLNYFVYQSTPYDIKLIHNEDLAPALRNNSELTVAKFGGSSLATAERIRNAAEVVRQNKARRYVVVSAPGVHDDEKIKITDLLISAHENPDEFDTKMTQARNRFKNLAIGLGSEINIDEIFDKIIENYKDSRCRDYLISRGEFITAQLMAEQLQYDFVDAAEVIKFDDTGKLLDDATRKNIEKLIKNHKRIVFPGFYGSNETGEVVTFSRGGSDITGAIIASAAKADLYENWTDVPGLLMADPRIVKHPLSVPVIIYKELRELALRGAEVLHEDAVRPVSQCGIPINIKSTLEPEKPGTLIVKNADSYENRLEISSITGKKGYSSILIEREKLNDNPKYRERIQNILDEFNITVESEQLGLDSFSVIVGSESVANCEEELTERLRSATDADEITISTGIAAIAVVGRNISGEVSVAMKIFEALSSAHVNVRFIDHAPERISVQVGVSESDYQRAIRAIYNAFVVKA; encoded by the coding sequence ATGCCAATTAAAGTACCAAATAATTTACCGGCGATAGAGACGCTTACTAATGAAAACGTGTTCGTAATGACGGATACGCGTGCCATGACGCAGGATATGCGTCCGCTTCACATACTTCTTCTCAACCTCATGCCGACAAAGATTGACACTGAAACGCAGATTACGCGTATGCTCAGTAACACACCACTGCAGGTGGAACTCGAGCTTCTGCAGACCGCAACACATAAACCTCACGTTACTTCTCAGGAGCATATGCTGGCATTTTACAAGACGTTCAGCGACGTAAAGAATGAATATTACGATGGAATGATTATCACAGGTGCTCCGATAGAGCTACTTGAGTTTGAAGAGGTTAATTACTGGGAAGAACTCTGTGAGATAATGGAATGGTCTAAAACTCATGTTCACAGTACATTTCACATATGCTGGGGAGCTCAGGCAGGGCTTTACTATCACTATGGAATAAATAAGAAAAGACTTCCAAAGAAGCTATCAGGAGTATACAAGCATACACTTAAAACTAAACGCAGCATGCTATTTAGAGGTTTTGATGATGAATTCTATGTTCCCCAATCCAGGAATACAACTGTAGATGAGGAGGACATCGATAATACTCCAGGAATTACTGTTCTTTCCACCTCAGAAGAAGGCGGTGTTTTCTGCGTTAAGTCAGATAATGATAGACAGATTTTCGTTACGGGGCACACTGAGTATGATTGGAATACACTCCTTAAGGAGTATGTAAGAGACAAGGAAGCAGGTATTAATCCGGAGATTCCTGCAAATTATTTCCCTGATGATGACGATTCGAAAACACCTGTGGTTCGCTGGAGGTCTTCCGGGAGCCTTCTGTTCTCAAATTGGCTGAACTATTTTGTATATCAGTCAACTCCGTACGATATAAAGCTCATACATAACGAGGATCTTGCCCCTGCGCTTAGAAACAACTCTGAACTAACAGTAGCGAAGTTTGGAGGATCGTCACTTGCAACGGCAGAGCGCATTAGAAATGCTGCGGAAGTAGTACGTCAAAATAAAGCACGACGCTACGTAGTCGTTTCGGCACCAGGAGTTCATGACGATGAAAAGATTAAGATTACAGATCTTCTGATTTCTGCTCACGAAAACCCAGATGAATTCGATACCAAGATGACTCAGGCCCGAAATCGATTCAAGAACCTTGCAATTGGACTAGGTTCAGAGATTAATATCGATGAGATCTTTGATAAGATAATTGAAAATTATAAGGATTCTAGGTGCCGAGATTATCTCATCAGCAGAGGGGAGTTCATAACTGCCCAGCTTATGGCTGAACAGCTTCAGTATGATTTTGTAGACGCAGCTGAAGTTATTAAGTTTGATGACACGGGGAAGCTGCTTGATGATGCGACGAGAAAAAACATCGAGAAGCTTATTAAAAATCATAAGAGAATAGTATTTCCTGGATTCTATGGTTCAAATGAAACGGGGGAAGTTGTGACCTTCTCGAGAGGTGGATCAGACATCACTGGCGCGATTATAGCATCAGCGGCAAAGGCTGATTTATATGAGAATTGGACAGATGTGCCTGGACTACTGATGGCGGATCCTCGCATTGTGAAACATCCGCTCAGTGTTCCTGTAATTATATACAAAGAACTTAGGGAGCTTGCGCTCAGAGGCGCTGAAGTTCTCCACGAAGATGCCGTTAGACCTGTGAGCCAGTGCGGAATTCCAATCAATATCAAGAGTACACTAGAGCCAGAAAAGCCTGGCACTCTCATAGTTAAGAATGCTGACTCATACGAGAACCGCCTTGAAATTTCCAGTATAACCGGTAAGAAGGGATACTCTTCAATTCTCATCGAGCGAGAAAAACTAAATGACAATCCAAAGTATCGTGAGAGAATACAGAATATCCTCGATGAGTTTAACATCACCGTTGAAAGTGAGCAGCTTGGGCTCGACTCGTTCTCGGTCATCGTCGGTTCAGAAAGTGTAGCTAACTGTGAGGAAGAGCTAACGGAGAGGCTAAGAAGCGCAACTGATGCTGATGAGATCACTATCTCCACGGGTATTGCAGCGATAGCTGTAGTTGGGAGGAATATTTCAGGAGAAGTTTCTGTTGCGATGAAGATATTTGAAGCATTATCCAGTGCTCATGTTAATGTAAGGTTCATCGATCATGCACCAGAGCGTATCAGCGTGCAAGTAGGTGTATCGGAATCCGATTATCAGAGAGCTATTAGAGCTATATACAATGCCTTCGTTGTGAAAGCATAA
- a CDS encoding C40 family peptidase translates to MVSKLRTAFKNIKVIVVTELLLMVVMVSTIVVKADAINDRRVVTKYLNVATLRTISSDNKSSESTGMKATITNAETERNIKVAEDKRVSVISFARQFIGKPYVLGGKSLTNGCDCASFITLVYKEYGYNWKMGSVNTLYDNCGGTLVSVDDMKPGDIIFFGRGTRRLHVAMYAGNGRVVHAMDPAHDICEIDLYKPGTKNTYSGKSILAVKRIIN, encoded by the coding sequence ATGGTATCAAAGCTAAGAACAGCTTTTAAGAATATTAAGGTGATAGTCGTTACTGAATTGCTACTCATGGTAGTGATGGTATCGACTATTGTCGTTAAAGCAGATGCTATAAATGACCGACGTGTTGTGACTAAGTATCTAAACGTGGCCACGCTCAGGACAATTAGCTCTGATAATAAATCAAGCGAATCGACTGGTATGAAGGCGACAATCACTAATGCTGAGACCGAGCGGAATATCAAGGTGGCAGAGGACAAGCGGGTGAGTGTAATTTCATTTGCGAGGCAGTTTATCGGTAAGCCGTATGTGCTCGGTGGGAAGAGCCTCACCAACGGATGTGATTGTGCTTCATTCATAACACTTGTATATAAGGAGTATGGTTACAACTGGAAGATGGGTTCGGTTAATACGCTCTATGATAATTGCGGTGGTACACTTGTGTCAGTAGATGATATGAAGCCAGGGGATATAATTTTCTTTGGCAGAGGTACTAGGAGACTTCACGTTGCAATGTATGCGGGAAATGGCCGCGTTGTACACGCTATGGATCCAGCACATGATATTTGTGAGATTGATCTCTATAAGCCAGGTACTAAGAATACCTATAGCGGCAAGAGTATATTGGCAGTTAAGAGGATAATTAACTAG